The following proteins are encoded in a genomic region of Arachis ipaensis cultivar K30076 chromosome B02, Araip1.1, whole genome shotgun sequence:
- the LOC107625704 gene encoding uncharacterized protein LOC107625704 isoform X2 has protein sequence MSSTASSSSQKKEPGLMKFTTSSYRNWTYDVYVSFDRTTNKFVSDLYARLSAAGVRVFKDEMEPRSGDQILFNAIEDSRISIVVFSRSYGDSKWWLKELEKIMECRSSKGQKVVPVFYGVDPSEAGAAFAYGEPLREAACLPGFVTYISRERDEALDNIVEHITAFLDGKDHWFTLPNVEKLQPRVQDLIQVQLLNYDKVLILGIWGMAGIGKTTIAMALYNQICYRFQRRMFVDNISERCEQHSIVSLQEELFSCICKTTEETKEEATKEAKEKATKETTEETTKAAVEEATEEATEEEREETTAEKAKIHDIESGKLLLKKNLSNKKTLLVLDDVTERDHLEALCGSREWFGPGSTIIITTRDRSMLKDADDIYTVKGMDYDESIELFCWHAFKNKEIPAEEYRELAESIVEYCGGVPLFLEVAGSHLYGKMIEEWEPALEELEENPPYKLQRFRQVSFDSLRDDSLKKIFLDIVCFFVGMNRNHVVKILNGTGRNGEKALSALEDKCLVTVDGNQLQMHTLIEEIGREIVDEESRLTPKLSTYDVFLSFRGKDTRAKFTSHLHAALENAGFYVFKDDVQLPRGEWISISLLEAVKDSRMSIIVLSTNYAGSKWCLEELENIMQLQRTTAHAVVPIFYGVDPSEVRHQSGVFGQKFNDLLRSHPVEEDKEKSWRTSLRQVGSLSGIVVVNSRNENEDIKKVVEDVTHLLDKTELFVADYPVGVTSRVQNVINLLMEQQSKDVLLLGICGMGGLGKTTIAKALYNQLSRKFDCKCFLLNIREVWEQDNGQVSLQDRLLSDIYKTTKIPIRSTESGKLELKNRLCHKRVLLVLDDIDKVEQMNALCGSHEWFGSGSCIIITTRDEHLVKMRGVEPIIYRLDEMDDSEAIELFSWHAFKQAYPDTNFSVLTKDVVAYSSGLPLALEVLGSYLCDREIEVWKNALEKLKRIPNHKIQEKLRISFDSLSDDTEKEIFLDIACFFIGMDRSDVIQILNDCGLFAEIGISVLRERSLVTVDSTNKLGMHNLLRDMGREIIREESPDEPEKRSRLWLHEEVLHVLTEYKGTTTITGLALKSPRTNPISLSTKAFEEMNKLRLLQLEKVQLDGDFKYISRDLRWMSWHGFPLSHIPKNCCQKGLVAIELEYGNLKIAWKQAQLLNKLKILNLSHSHQLRETPDFSYLPNLEKLILEDCSSLSSVSHTIGHLNQLLLINLKDCKSLRSLPRSIYKLKSLKTLILSGCLMIDKLEEDMEQMESLTTLKAEDTAITQVPNALVRMKNIGYISLCGFEGSVRDVLPSIIWSWTYPTNNVSSLFQNTLHHLSSMISKLPKRSSLLLESGLQLEIPEDVVLKTLDATNCKITNLDENASVDDITEDENVTVLDSDDMETDMNENVSDFEDMAVDRNAVVSDMLTDKSIDIISNGGESRISRFSRLRSLVHVVLKARLFWFGFIAILIWITCSYSENQECSTSFQVCQHTPTFKEAEVIPNKQVVKLLEEESKRKSKLSYSQRVVEPPPESKNIEASATIKNSRPKSKGDMPLVKTYPPAIASLSNSQEMSDNSEYDSNTQNQDELLQTLFASNPKDDELALIADPTSLITTQEDNDLLAELEQILSESYVLSANKVTSATSVSELQSLPLIAVIQKVQLLLDNELEALVADNDIRKQLLDYLAHLVQMKSQVPTNIQKLVKEIKEFYEGFLGNFPPIQEVLDNHQRLIDTKNRLEEELEIAKAKQAHFSSSISKGKVRINEMSKEINELEVKLKALYDKRDKLKSTVKLCEVETMNINRKAVTWVKETEEVVSTLKASESSFKNAESSKHNYERKLSELKRALGKNKH, from the exons GGAGAGAGATGAAGCCTTAGACAATATTGTTGAACATATCACTGCCTTTTTAGATGGTAAGGATCACTGGTTCACTCTGCCGAATGTAGAGAAATTGCAACCTCGGGTGCAGGATTTAATTCAAGTTCAACTGTTGAATTATGATAAAGTTTTAATACTTGGGATATGGGGAATGGCAGGCATTGGTAAAACAACCATTGCCATGGCTCTTTATAATCAAATCTGTTACAGATTCCAGAGGAGGATGTTTGTTGACAATATCAGCGAGAGATGTGAGCAGCATAGTATAGTTTCTTTACAGGAAGAGCTTTTTTCTTGTATCTGCAAAACAACAGAAGAAACAAAAGAAGAAGCAACGAAAGAAGCAAAGGAAAAAGCAACAAAAGAAACAACAGAGGAAACAACAAAAGCAGCAGTGGAAGAAGCAACAGAAGAAGCAAcggaagaagaaagggaagaaacTACTGCAGAAAAAGCAAAGATTCATGACATTGAATCAGGAAAgcttttattaaagaaaaatctCAGCAATAAAAAAACGCTTCTTGTTCTAGACGATGTGACTGAACGAGACCATTTAGAGGCATTGTGCGGAAGTCGCGAGTGGTTTGGTCCTGGAAGCACAATAATCATCACCACTAGGGATAGGAGTATGCTCAAGGACGCTGATGATATATATACAGTGAAAGGAATGGATTATGATGAATCTATTGAGCTATTTTGTTGGCACGCATTCAAGAATAAGGAAATTCCTGCAGAAGAGTATCGTGAACTTGCAGAATCTATAGTTGAGTACTGTGGGGGAGTACCACTTTTTCTTGAAGTAGCTGGATCCCATTTATATGGAAAGATGATAGAGGAGTGGGAGCCTGCATTGGAAGAACTTGAGGAAAATCCTCCTTATAAATTGCAGAGGTTTCGACAAGTGAGCTTTGATAGTTTAAGAGATGACTCGCTGAAGAAGATATTTCTTGATATAGTTTGTTTCTTTGTTGGTATGAACCGGAACCATGTTGTGAAAATATTGAATGGCACTGGACGTAATGGAGAAAAGGCCTTAAGTGCCCTTGAAGATAAATGTTTAGTAACTGTTGATGGCAACCAGCTTCAAATGCATACCTTGATAGAAGAAATTGGAAGAGAAATTGTTGATGAGGAATCACGTCTTACTCCCAAG CTAAGTACTTATGATGTATTCTTGAGTTTCCGAGGAAAAGATACTCGTGCAAAATTCACCTCACATCTCCATGCGGCTCTCGAAAATGCTGGATTTTATGTTTTCAAGGATGATGTTCAACTTCCAAGGGGAGAATGGATATCAATCTCACTACTGGAAGCAGTGAAAGACTCCAGAATGTCTATTATTGTGCTGTCTACAAATTATGCTGGTTCAAAATGGTGTCTGGAAGAGTTAGAGAATATAATGCAGCTTCAAAGAACCACAGCTCACGCAGTCGTGCCAATATTCTACGGTGTAGATCCCTCGGAAGTACGTCACCAAAGTGGTGTATTTGGACAAAAATTTAATGATCTTTTAAGAAGTCACCCAGTGGAGGAAGACAAGGAGAAAAGTTGGAGGACATCACTCCGTCAAGTTGGTAGCCTTTCAGGAATTGTTGTGGTAAATTCCAG GAATGAGAATGAGGATATCAAGAAGGTTGTTGAAGATGTTACTCATTTGCTTGACAAGACAGAATTGTTTGTTGCAGACTATCCGGTGGGAGTAACATCTCGTGTGCAAAATGTGATCAATCTATTGATGGAACAACAATCAAAAGATGTTTTACTTCTTGGGATATGTGGCATGGGAGGACTTGGTAAAACAACCATTGCCAAAGCACTTTATAATCAACTTAGTCGCAAATTTGATTGTAAGTGCTTCCTACTAAACATCAGGGAAGTTTGGGAGCAAGATAATGGTCAAGTTTCTTTACAAGATCGTCTCCTTTCTGATATTTACAAAACAACAAAGATACCGATACGTAGCACTGAATCAGGAAAACTTGAATTGAAGAATCGACTTTGCCACAAAAGGGTACTTCTTGTTCTTGATGATATAGATAAAGTGGAGCAAATGAATGCATTGTGTGGAAGTCATGAATGGTTTGGTTCCGGAAGCTGTATAATCATCACAACAAGAGATGAGCATCTGGTTAAAATGCGTGGCGTTGAACCTATAATTTATAGATTGGATGAAATGGATGATAGTGAAGCTATTGAGCTTTTTAGTTGGCATGCATTCAAGCAAGCATATCCAGACACAAATTTTTCTGTCCTTACTAAAGATGTAGTTGCATATTCTTCTGGACTGCCACTTGCTCTTGAAGTTCTTGGGTCCTATTTGTGTGATAGGGAAATCGAAGTGTGGAAGAATGCTTTGGAGAAACTAAAAAGGATTCCCAATCATAAAATACAGGAGAAGCTGAGAATAAGTTTTGATAGTCTTAGTGATGATACTGAGAAAGAGATATTTCTTGATATAGCATGCTTTTTCATTGGGATGGACCGAAGTGATGTTATTCAGATATTAAATGATTGCGGACTTTTCGCTGAAATTGGAATCAGTGTCCTTAGAGAGCGAAGCCTTGTAACTGTTGACAGCACAAACAAGCTTGGAATGCATAATTTGCTAAGGGACATGGGAAGAGAAATAATTCGCGAGGAATCACCAGATGAACCTGAGAAGCGTAGTAGATTATGGCTTCATGAGGAAGTCCTTCATGTATTAACAGAATACAAG GGAACTACAACTATCACAGGACTGGCTTTGAAGTCACCAAGGACGAATCCAATTTCATTGAGCACAAAGGCATTTGAAGAGATGAATAAACTCAGATTGCTTCAGCTCGAAAAAGTACAACTTGATGGAGATTTCAAATATATTTCTAGAGATCTTAGATGGATGAGTTGGCATGGATTTCCTTTGAGTCACATTCCTAAAAACTGCTGTCAGAAAGGTTTAGTAGCCATTGAGTTGGAATATGGCAATCTCAAAATAGCATGGAAGCAGGCTCAG TTGTTGAATAAGCTGAAAATTCTGAATCTCAGTCATTCTCATCAATTGAGAGAAACTCCAGACTTTTCATACTTACCTAACCTTGAAAAGCTAATACTTGAAGATTGTTCGAGTTTGTCTTCGGTTTCCCATACCATTGGACATCTCAATCAACTTCTTCTGATAAATCTGAAAGATTGTAAAAGCCTTCGTAGCCTTCCGCGAAGCATCTATAAGTTAAAGTCACTCAAAACTCTCATTCTTTCTGGATGCTTAATGATTGACAAGTTGGAAGAGGACATGGAACAGATGGAATCTTTGACAACCTTGAAGGCAGAAGACACTGCTATAACACAAGTTCCAAATGCACTAGTAAGAATGAAAAATATTGGTTATATATCTTTGTGTGGCTTTGAAGGATCGGTTCGGGATGTTCTTCCATCTATCATTTGGTCATGGACCTATCCAACAAATAACGTGTCATCTCTGTTTCAAAATACTCTCCATCATCTATCATCTATGATCAGCAAACTTCCAAAGCGTAGTAGTCTTTTGTTGGAATCCGGTCTGCAACTTGAGATACCTGAAGATGTGGTCTTGAAAACCTTAGATGCTACAAATTGCAAGATAACTAATCTTGATGAAAATGCTTCCGTCGATGATATCACAGAAGATGAGAATGTGACTGTTTTGGATTCTGATGATATGGAGACTGATATGAATGAAAATGTTTCTGATTTTGAAGATATGGCAGTTGACAGAAATGCTGTTGTTTCTGATATGCTAACAGATAAAAGCATTGATATCATTTCCAATGGAGGTGAAAGT AGAATTAGCAGATTCTCCAGACTTCGTTCTCTTGTTCATGTTGTTCTAAAGGCACGactattttggtttggttttattGCTATCCTAATTTGGATCACATGCAGTTATTCTGAAAATCAAGAATGTTCAACCTCATTTCAAG TATGTCAGCACACACCCACTTTTAAGGAAGCAGAGGTAATTCCCAATAAGCAAGTAGTGAAGTTGTTAGAGGAGGAAAGTAAAAGAAAGAGTAAACTCTCATATAGTCAAAGAGTTGTGGAGCCTCCGCCGGAAAGTAAAAACATCGAAGCATCGGCAACCATCAAGAACTCCAGGCCAAAGTCTAAAGGAGATATGCCTTTAGTTAAG ACATATCCACCTGCAATTGCTTCATTGTCTAACTCTCAAGAGATGTCAGACAATTCAGAGTATGATAGCAATACTCAAAATCAAGATGAACTGCTTCAG ACTCTTTTTGCTTCAAATCCTAAAGATGATGAACTTGCATTGATTGCTGATCCTACATCACTAATCACCACTCAAGAAGACAATGATTTGCTTGCAGAACTAGAACAAATCTTGTCAGAGAGCTATGTCTTGTCCGCGAATAAGGTCACTTCTGCTACTTCTGTTTCTGAACTTCAAAGTCTTCCATTGATTGCAGTCATTCAAAAAGTACAACTACTTTTGGATAATGAACTAGAAGCTTTGGTAGCAGATAATGACATTAGAAAACAGCTTCTTGACTACTTAGCTCATCTGGTTCAAATGAAGTCACAAGTCCCTACAAATATTCAGAAGTTGgtcaaggagattaaggaattttATGAAGGTTTTCTTGGTAACTTTCCACCTATTCAAGAAGTCTTGGACAATCATCAAAGGTTAATTGACACTAAGAATAGACTTGAGGAGGAGCTGGAAATAGCTAAGGCAAAGCAGGCTCATTTTTCGTCTTCAATTTCTAAAGGGAAAGTGAGGATCAATGAGATGTCAAAAGAGATCAATGAGTTGGAGGTGAAACTTAAAGCCTTATATGACAAGAGAGACAAATTAAAATCCACTGTGAAACTTTGTGAGGTTGAAACTATGAACATCAATAGGAAAGCTGTCACTTGGGTGAAAGAAACTGAAGAGGTTGTGAGCACTCTTAAGGCTTCAGAGTCTTCCTTCAAAAATGCTGAATCTTCAAAACATAATTATGAGAGGAAGCTAAGTGAATTGAAGCGAGCTCTTGGCAAAAATAAACATTAG
- the LOC107625704 gene encoding uncharacterized protein LOC107625704 isoform X3 translates to MSSTASSSSQKKEPGLMKFTTSSYRNWTYDVYVSFDRTTNKFVSDLYARLSAAGVRVFKDEMEPRSGDQILFNAIEDSRISIVVFSRSYGDSKWWLKELEKIMECRSSKGQKVVPVFYGVDPSEAGAAFAYGEPLREAACLPGFVTYISRERDEALDNIVEHITAFLDGKDHWFTLPNVEKLQPRVQDLIQVQLLNYDKVLILGIWGMAGIGKTTIAMALYNQICYRFQRRMFVDNISERCEQHSIVSLQEELFSCICKTTEETKEEATKEAKEKATKETTEETTKAAVEEATEEATEEEREETTAEKAKIHDIESGKLLLKKNLSNKKTLLVLDDVTERDHLEALCGSREWFGPGSTIIITTRDRSMLKDADDIYTVKGMDYDESIELFCWHAFKNKEIPAEEYRELAESIVEYCGGVPLFLEVAGSHLYGKMIEEWEPALEELEENPPYKLQRFRQVSFDSLRDDSLKKIFLDIVCFFVGMNRNHVVKILNGTGRNGEKALSALEDKCLVTVDGNQLQMHTLIEEIGREIVDEESRLTPKLSTYDVFLSFRGKDTRAKFTSHLHAALENAGFYVFKDDVQLPRGEWISISLLEAVKDSRMSIIVLSTNYAGSKWCLEELENIMQLQRTTAHAVVPIFYGVDPSEVRHQSGVFGQKFNDLLRSHPVEEDKEKSWRTSLRQVGSLSGIVVVNSRNENEDIKKVVEDVTHLLDKTELFVADYPVGVTSRVQNVINLLMEQQSKDVLLLGICGMGGLGKTTIAKALYNQLSRKFDCKCFLLNIREVWEQDNGQVSLQDRLLSDIYKTTKIPIRSTESGKLELKNRLCHKRVLLVLDDIDKVEQMNALCGSHEWFGSGSCIIITTRDEHLVKMRGVEPIIYRLDEMDDSEAIELFSWHAFKQAYPDTNFSVLTKDVVAYSSGLPLALEVLGSYLCDREIEVWKNALEKLKRIPNHKIQEKLRISFDSLSDDTEKEIFLDIACFFIGMDRSDVIQILNDCGLFAEIGISVLRERSLVTVDSTNKLGMHNLLRDMGREIIREESPDEPEKRSRLWLHEEVLHVLTEYKGTTTITGLALKSPRTNPISLSTKAFEEMNKLRLLQLEKVQLDGDFKYISRDLRWMSWHGFPLSHIPKNCCQKGLVAIELEYGNLKIAWKQAQLLNKLKILNLSHSHQLRETPDFSYLPNLEKLILEDCSSLSSVSHTIGHLNQLLLINLKDCKSLRSLPRSIYKLKSLKTLILSGCLMIDKLEEDMEQMESLTTLKAEDTAITQVPNALVRMKNIGYISLCGFEGSVRDVLPSIIWSWTYPTNNVSSLFQNTLHHLSSMISKLPKRSSLLLESGLQLEIPEDVVLKTLDATNCKITNLDENASVDDITEDENVTVLDSDDMETDMNENVSDFEDMAVDRNAVVSDMLTDKSIDIISNGGESRISRFSRLRSLVHVVLKARLFWFGFIAILIWITCSYSENQECSTSFQGQKLSLLLCQHIYTLNNSLFDIQFSFPICQHTPTFKEAEVIPNKQVVKLLEEESKRKSKLSYSQRVVEPPPESKNIEASATIKNSRPKSKGDMPLVKTYPPAIASLSNSQEMSDNSEYDSNTQNQDELLQANHFYSFCFKS, encoded by the exons GGAGAGAGATGAAGCCTTAGACAATATTGTTGAACATATCACTGCCTTTTTAGATGGTAAGGATCACTGGTTCACTCTGCCGAATGTAGAGAAATTGCAACCTCGGGTGCAGGATTTAATTCAAGTTCAACTGTTGAATTATGATAAAGTTTTAATACTTGGGATATGGGGAATGGCAGGCATTGGTAAAACAACCATTGCCATGGCTCTTTATAATCAAATCTGTTACAGATTCCAGAGGAGGATGTTTGTTGACAATATCAGCGAGAGATGTGAGCAGCATAGTATAGTTTCTTTACAGGAAGAGCTTTTTTCTTGTATCTGCAAAACAACAGAAGAAACAAAAGAAGAAGCAACGAAAGAAGCAAAGGAAAAAGCAACAAAAGAAACAACAGAGGAAACAACAAAAGCAGCAGTGGAAGAAGCAACAGAAGAAGCAAcggaagaagaaagggaagaaacTACTGCAGAAAAAGCAAAGATTCATGACATTGAATCAGGAAAgcttttattaaagaaaaatctCAGCAATAAAAAAACGCTTCTTGTTCTAGACGATGTGACTGAACGAGACCATTTAGAGGCATTGTGCGGAAGTCGCGAGTGGTTTGGTCCTGGAAGCACAATAATCATCACCACTAGGGATAGGAGTATGCTCAAGGACGCTGATGATATATATACAGTGAAAGGAATGGATTATGATGAATCTATTGAGCTATTTTGTTGGCACGCATTCAAGAATAAGGAAATTCCTGCAGAAGAGTATCGTGAACTTGCAGAATCTATAGTTGAGTACTGTGGGGGAGTACCACTTTTTCTTGAAGTAGCTGGATCCCATTTATATGGAAAGATGATAGAGGAGTGGGAGCCTGCATTGGAAGAACTTGAGGAAAATCCTCCTTATAAATTGCAGAGGTTTCGACAAGTGAGCTTTGATAGTTTAAGAGATGACTCGCTGAAGAAGATATTTCTTGATATAGTTTGTTTCTTTGTTGGTATGAACCGGAACCATGTTGTGAAAATATTGAATGGCACTGGACGTAATGGAGAAAAGGCCTTAAGTGCCCTTGAAGATAAATGTTTAGTAACTGTTGATGGCAACCAGCTTCAAATGCATACCTTGATAGAAGAAATTGGAAGAGAAATTGTTGATGAGGAATCACGTCTTACTCCCAAG CTAAGTACTTATGATGTATTCTTGAGTTTCCGAGGAAAAGATACTCGTGCAAAATTCACCTCACATCTCCATGCGGCTCTCGAAAATGCTGGATTTTATGTTTTCAAGGATGATGTTCAACTTCCAAGGGGAGAATGGATATCAATCTCACTACTGGAAGCAGTGAAAGACTCCAGAATGTCTATTATTGTGCTGTCTACAAATTATGCTGGTTCAAAATGGTGTCTGGAAGAGTTAGAGAATATAATGCAGCTTCAAAGAACCACAGCTCACGCAGTCGTGCCAATATTCTACGGTGTAGATCCCTCGGAAGTACGTCACCAAAGTGGTGTATTTGGACAAAAATTTAATGATCTTTTAAGAAGTCACCCAGTGGAGGAAGACAAGGAGAAAAGTTGGAGGACATCACTCCGTCAAGTTGGTAGCCTTTCAGGAATTGTTGTGGTAAATTCCAG GAATGAGAATGAGGATATCAAGAAGGTTGTTGAAGATGTTACTCATTTGCTTGACAAGACAGAATTGTTTGTTGCAGACTATCCGGTGGGAGTAACATCTCGTGTGCAAAATGTGATCAATCTATTGATGGAACAACAATCAAAAGATGTTTTACTTCTTGGGATATGTGGCATGGGAGGACTTGGTAAAACAACCATTGCCAAAGCACTTTATAATCAACTTAGTCGCAAATTTGATTGTAAGTGCTTCCTACTAAACATCAGGGAAGTTTGGGAGCAAGATAATGGTCAAGTTTCTTTACAAGATCGTCTCCTTTCTGATATTTACAAAACAACAAAGATACCGATACGTAGCACTGAATCAGGAAAACTTGAATTGAAGAATCGACTTTGCCACAAAAGGGTACTTCTTGTTCTTGATGATATAGATAAAGTGGAGCAAATGAATGCATTGTGTGGAAGTCATGAATGGTTTGGTTCCGGAAGCTGTATAATCATCACAACAAGAGATGAGCATCTGGTTAAAATGCGTGGCGTTGAACCTATAATTTATAGATTGGATGAAATGGATGATAGTGAAGCTATTGAGCTTTTTAGTTGGCATGCATTCAAGCAAGCATATCCAGACACAAATTTTTCTGTCCTTACTAAAGATGTAGTTGCATATTCTTCTGGACTGCCACTTGCTCTTGAAGTTCTTGGGTCCTATTTGTGTGATAGGGAAATCGAAGTGTGGAAGAATGCTTTGGAGAAACTAAAAAGGATTCCCAATCATAAAATACAGGAGAAGCTGAGAATAAGTTTTGATAGTCTTAGTGATGATACTGAGAAAGAGATATTTCTTGATATAGCATGCTTTTTCATTGGGATGGACCGAAGTGATGTTATTCAGATATTAAATGATTGCGGACTTTTCGCTGAAATTGGAATCAGTGTCCTTAGAGAGCGAAGCCTTGTAACTGTTGACAGCACAAACAAGCTTGGAATGCATAATTTGCTAAGGGACATGGGAAGAGAAATAATTCGCGAGGAATCACCAGATGAACCTGAGAAGCGTAGTAGATTATGGCTTCATGAGGAAGTCCTTCATGTATTAACAGAATACAAG GGAACTACAACTATCACAGGACTGGCTTTGAAGTCACCAAGGACGAATCCAATTTCATTGAGCACAAAGGCATTTGAAGAGATGAATAAACTCAGATTGCTTCAGCTCGAAAAAGTACAACTTGATGGAGATTTCAAATATATTTCTAGAGATCTTAGATGGATGAGTTGGCATGGATTTCCTTTGAGTCACATTCCTAAAAACTGCTGTCAGAAAGGTTTAGTAGCCATTGAGTTGGAATATGGCAATCTCAAAATAGCATGGAAGCAGGCTCAG TTGTTGAATAAGCTGAAAATTCTGAATCTCAGTCATTCTCATCAATTGAGAGAAACTCCAGACTTTTCATACTTACCTAACCTTGAAAAGCTAATACTTGAAGATTGTTCGAGTTTGTCTTCGGTTTCCCATACCATTGGACATCTCAATCAACTTCTTCTGATAAATCTGAAAGATTGTAAAAGCCTTCGTAGCCTTCCGCGAAGCATCTATAAGTTAAAGTCACTCAAAACTCTCATTCTTTCTGGATGCTTAATGATTGACAAGTTGGAAGAGGACATGGAACAGATGGAATCTTTGACAACCTTGAAGGCAGAAGACACTGCTATAACACAAGTTCCAAATGCACTAGTAAGAATGAAAAATATTGGTTATATATCTTTGTGTGGCTTTGAAGGATCGGTTCGGGATGTTCTTCCATCTATCATTTGGTCATGGACCTATCCAACAAATAACGTGTCATCTCTGTTTCAAAATACTCTCCATCATCTATCATCTATGATCAGCAAACTTCCAAAGCGTAGTAGTCTTTTGTTGGAATCCGGTCTGCAACTTGAGATACCTGAAGATGTGGTCTTGAAAACCTTAGATGCTACAAATTGCAAGATAACTAATCTTGATGAAAATGCTTCCGTCGATGATATCACAGAAGATGAGAATGTGACTGTTTTGGATTCTGATGATATGGAGACTGATATGAATGAAAATGTTTCTGATTTTGAAGATATGGCAGTTGACAGAAATGCTGTTGTTTCTGATATGCTAACAGATAAAAGCATTGATATCATTTCCAATGGAGGTGAAAGT AGAATTAGCAGATTCTCCAGACTTCGTTCTCTTGTTCATGTTGTTCTAAAGGCACGactattttggtttggttttattGCTATCCTAATTTGGATCACATGCAGTTATTCTGAAAATCAAGAATGTTCAACCTCATTTCAAGGTCAGAAGTTGTCTCTGCTGCTTTGTCAACACATTTATACACTTAATAATTCACTATTTGACATCCAATTTAGCTTTCCCA TATGTCAGCACACACCCACTTTTAAGGAAGCAGAGGTAATTCCCAATAAGCAAGTAGTGAAGTTGTTAGAGGAGGAAAGTAAAAGAAAGAGTAAACTCTCATATAGTCAAAGAGTTGTGGAGCCTCCGCCGGAAAGTAAAAACATCGAAGCATCGGCAACCATCAAGAACTCCAGGCCAAAGTCTAAAGGAGATATGCCTTTAGTTAAG ACATATCCACCTGCAATTGCTTCATTGTCTAACTCTCAAGAGATGTCAGACAATTCAGAGTATGATAGCAATACTCAAAATCAAGATGAACTGCTTCAGGCAAACCattttt ACTCTTTTTGCTTCAAATCCTAA